A stretch of the Arachis stenosperma cultivar V10309 chromosome 6, arast.V10309.gnm1.PFL2, whole genome shotgun sequence genome encodes the following:
- the LOC130934856 gene encoding uncharacterized protein LOC130934856, with protein sequence MRLNPLKCAFAMEAGKFLGFMITQRGVEANPEKCQAILQMKSPGCIKDVQRLAGRLTSLSRFLGASATKALPFFNLMKKGMAFEWTPACEEAFRHFKEILAAPPVLGKPKDGEPLYLYLAITSEALAAVLVREDGKAQQPVYFISRALQGAELRYSKLEKLALALLTSSRRLKQYFQSHQVVVRTDQGIRQAMADFLVEVTGDPSEEVSTRWKLHVDGASNQTFGGAGIILESPVGVVYEQSVRFEFPISNNQAEYEALIGGLTLAAEVGARKLEICSDSQVVTSQVNGSYQAKDPLLQKYLEKVRSLSQKFEEVTVHHVPRERNTRADLLSKLASTKPGEGNRSLIQGMTREPAITLHVTSLGSSWLDPITDFLEHGKLPSDEKDAAKLRREAAKYAVIQGQLFRKGLNQPLLKCLHPDQTDYVLREVHEGCCGHHIGGKALARKLIRAGYYWPSMMADSKEFVKKCVKCQQNANFARAPASELSLLMTSRPFSQWGVDLLGPFPVGPGQVKYLIIAIDYYTKWIEAEPLASISSSNCRKFMWRQVITRFGIPEVVISDNGTQFTDRKFTEFLNGLGIKQRFSSGAWADELASVLWSYRTTEQSSTKKTPFRLTYGVDAVIPVEIGEPSPRLLLKGVEETVEKDLIDEARATAHLTETALKQRMALRYNTKVLKREFEPNDLVLRRNDIGLPTPGEGKLAANWEGPYRVKKVMGK encoded by the exons ATGAGGCTGAATCCcctcaagtgcgccttcgccatggaagccggTAAGTTCTTGGGATTtatgataactcagagaggggtagaagctAACCCTGAGAAATGCCAGGCAATACTTCAGATGAAGAGCCCAGGTTGCATCAAGGACGTCCAGAGGTTGGCAGGGCGGTTGACCTCATTATCCCGGTTTCTCGGGGCTTCGGCAACAAAGGCCCTGCCATTCTtcaacctcatgaagaaagggatggcgTTCGAGTGGACGCCCGCATGTGAAGAAGCCTTTCGgcacttcaaggaaatcctggCGGCACCGCCCGTCCTCGGGAAGCCAAAGGACGGAGAACCACTGTACCTGTACCTCGCCATAACAAGTGAAGCCCTGGCCGCAGTTCTAGTACGGGAGGACGGAAAAGCTCAACAACCAGTCTATTTCATAAGCAGGGCCTTACAAGGGGCAGAGTTAAGGTAtagcaagttggaaaagctagccttagcACTTCTAACTTCCTCACGAAGGTTAAAACAATACTTCCAAAGCCACCAAGTTGTCGTCAGAACGGACCAAGGAATCCGGCAA GCGATGGCAGATTTTCTAGTAGAAGTAACGGGAGATCCAAGCGAAGAAGTGAgtacacggtggaagctccatgtggacggagcctccaaccagacctTCGGAGGTGCCGGGATCATCCTGGAAAGCCCGGTTGGAGTTGTATACGAACAGTCGGTCAGATTCGAGTTTCCCATCTcgaacaatcaggcagaatatgaagcccttATAGGAGGCTTAACCCTAGCAGCAGAAGTCGGCGCAAGAAAACTAGAAATATGCAGTGATTCCCAAGTCGTCACCTCCCAAGTAAACggcagctaccaagccaaagaccccTTGCTacagaagtacttggaaaaggtCAGAAGCTTGAGCCAAAAGTTCGAAGAGGTCACGGTCCACCACGTCCCTAGAGAGAGGAACACACGGGCAGACCTCCTATCAAAGTTAGCTAGCACAAAGCCGGGAGAAGGGAAccggtctctcatccaaggcatgACGAGAGAACCAGCAATCACACTACACGTGACAAGCCTAGGTTCTtcatggctagaccccatcaccGACTTCCTAGAACACGGCAAACTCCCCAGTGATGAAAAGGACGCGGCAAAATTGAGAAGGGAAGCGGCCAAATACGCCGTCATCCAAGGACAATTGTTCAGGAAAGGGCTCAACCAACCCCTACTGAAGTGCCTACACCCCGATCAGACGGACTACGTCCTAAGGGAAGTCCATGAGGGCTGCTGTGGGCACCACATCGGAGGCAAGGCCCTAGCGAGGAAACTAATCCGAGCCGGATACTATTGGCCGTCGATGATGGCAGACTCCAAAGAGTTCGTCAAAAAATGCGTAAAGTGCCAacagaacgccaactttgcAAGGGCACCGGCCTCCGAGTTAAGCTTGCTGATGACTTCTCGACCATTCTCTCAATGGGGAGTCGACCTCTTAGGGCCTTTCCCAGTCGgcccggggcaagtcaaatacctcattaTTGCAATTgactactacaccaaatggatagaagccgaaccGCTAGCCAGCATATCCTCGTCTAATTGCAGGAAgttcatgtggaggcaggtgataacTCGATTCGGGATACCGGAagtcgtcatctcggacaacggcACGCAATTTACTGACAGGaagttcacggaattcctcaaCGGCCTGGGCATAAAGCAAAGGTTCtcctcg ggtgcttgggccgacgagctAGCATCGGTCCTCTGGTCTTACCGAACAACCGAGCAGTCCTCCACCAAGAAAACTCCTTTCCGACTAACGTACGGGGTGGATGCAGTAATACCCGTAGAGATCGGTGAACCGAGTCCGCGGTTGCTTTTGAAAGGAGTGGAGGAAACCGTGGAAAAGGACCTGATAGATGAAGCTCGGGCAACGGCCCATTTGACAGAAACGGCGCTAAAACAAAGAATGGCTCTgcgctacaacaccaaagtgctcaagaGGGAATTCGAGCCAAACGACCTCGTCTTGAGGCGAAATGATATCGGCCTGCCGACCCCCGGAGAGGGCAAGCTAGCggcaaactgggaaggcccCTACAGAGTCAAAAAGGTGATGGGAAAATGA